From the Solea senegalensis isolate Sse05_10M unplaced genomic scaffold, IFAPA_SoseM_1 scf7180000015335, whole genome shotgun sequence genome, the window tgtgtgtgtgtgtgtgtgagagagagcgtctgctaaatgacatgtaatgtaatcatgaTACAAGTTTACGAACTCCTGAGTGACTTAAGAAAAGAATAACAAGTTACAGTTGTTGTTACAGTTGTTGTTACAGTTGTTACAGTTGTTGTTACAGTTGCAGTGAGACACTCACATGGTGAAGTTGGAGACAAAAGCATCAGCAGGAATGTGGAAGTGAAAGGTGGCGTCAGCGGCAACGCTGAGACGGTTCAACATGACGCAGTAAACAGCCGTGAAGGCGTAACGAGAGATGATGGTGGTTCTGATGGACAGTTCCTGGATGTGAGGTTTGGTCTCCTacagaacccacacacacacacacacacacacataaatcccTGCGGTACCTACAGGTGAAACAGCGCCATCCTCTGACACAAACTCAGTTTCCACAGATATGTTTTTCTCATGAAATGAGATCCAGAggtttcatctgtgtgtgtgagcgtcacaacatatgtgtgtgtgtgtgtgagcgccacaatatcttttgtgtgtgtgtgtgtgtgtgtgtgagccgccacaacatctgtgtgtgcgcCTGAGTGCTCAagcaacatctgtgtgtgtgtgagctggccacaacatctgtgtgtgtgtgtgtgagcgccacaacatctgtgtgtgcgcagtgtgtgAGCTGCCACgccaacaactgtgtgtgtggtggtgtgtgagCGGCCAcaacaccgtgtgtgtgtgtgagccgccacaacatctgtgtgtgtgtgagccacaacatctgtgtgtgtggtggtgccgccaacatctgtgtgtgctgcaggtgtcTGAGCCGGCCAgcaaacaactgtgtgtgtgtgtgtgtgagccgccacaactgtgtgtgtgagctgccaCAACATCTGTGTGGGCGTGAGCCAAACATTCCAAAAGGTGTGTGTGAGccacaacaactgtgtgtgtgtgagtcatgaaCATCTGTGTGGTGGTGGTAGAGCTgccacaacatctgtgtgtgtaagcGCGGAGCCACAACATCTGtgtatgcaggtgtgtgtgagccacaacatctgtgtgtgtgcgcggtgtgtgtgtgtgagccgcaacatctgtgtgtgtgtgtgtgtgtcacaacatctgtgtgtgtgtgtgagcgccacaacatctgtgtgtgtgtgtgtgtggtgtgtgagccgccacaacatctgtgtgtgtgtgtgtgagctgccacaacatctgtgtgtgtgtgtgagccacacatgtgtgtgtgtgtgaggccacaacatctgtgtgtgtgtgtgagctgccaCAACATCTGTGTAGTGTGTgacacaacatctgtgtgtattGAGcgcacaacatctgtgtgtgtgtgtgtgagcgtcacaacatctgtgtgtgtgtgtgagcgtcacaacatctgtgtgtgtgtgtgtgagcgtcacAACCCCTGTGACTTCATGTAGGTCAGTGGTCATATGATCAGTTTTTATAGAAGAACACGTCTTATGTAAAAGTGAATGACTTTTACCTTTGTTAAGATTGTTTTCACCTGTCGTGGAATTCTGGGAGGAGCCTGTGAGAGcgagggaagaaaaaataaacaggtcAAAGGTCGTGAATAAAATCCAGAATCTTCTTCATGATTGAACGTCTTACAAAGTTTAAATCAAAGTCTGACACGTCTGGAGCCATGTCCTCATCCTTCTGCAGCTGTTCCTGAGCAGCACAGcccatcttcatcatcgtcatcatcatcatcatcatcatcatcatcatcatcatcttcttcatcttcatcagcagaCCCTCGTTTCAGTCCTGATCGTTTACAAGTAACAAAGACGGAGAGAGACACGTTGTTTACAGAAGATCCTCtgagtgtgaacgtgtgaatgagtgagtgactgcACTGAAGCGTGACATGGTGAGGAGGAAAACACAcccaccacccacacacacacaaggaggaggagcaggaggaggagggtgacgGTATTTCCttcaaggaggaaaaaagaaaatgaatcgTCAGAGAAGAAAACGAGGACAAGACAAagttactttgtgttttcatgagaCACaaactgtgagcgccccctgctgctgagacacacacacacacacacacacacacacacacacacacacacacacagaggctcagtctgactgaaaacatgactgaaaaacaacaaactcacAACTCACTCTCCTTCACCAAAGTCCACGAGAAAATCACTGAGGCGAGAAACTACATGACACTTAACGCGCAGTATTAGAAAcatgtgaactaaataaatacaattaaataaaaacatgtgaactaaataaatacaattaaataaaaaacatgtgaactaaataaatacaggtagaaaataaaacatgaacagaaaaatttaatacaataaaagcaatgtgaactaaataaataaaataaaagcgtagactaaataaataaaataaaaacatacaaaccaaataaaataaaataaaaacatatagaaactAAGTAAATACAATAGAAACATGTgaactacataaataaaataaaagcatgcaaaccaaataaaataaaaataaaaacatgcaaactaaaataaatacaataaaacatgaactaaataaaatacaaaataaaacatgcaaaccaaataaataaaaataaaaacatgtggagctaaataaatacaattaaataaaacatgtgaactaggccaaatacaattaaataaaaaacatattaaaactaaatacaattaaataaaacatgtgaactaaataatgcaattaaataaaaaacatgtgaactaaataaaatacaattaaataaaaaacatgtgaactaaataaatacaattaaataaaaaacatatagactaaaataaatacagtgtaaataaaaaacatatgtgaactaaataaatacaattaaataaaaaaacatgtgaaccaaataaatacaataataacatgtgaactaaataaataaaataaaaacatgcaaacaaaataaataaaataaaaatatgtgaactaaataaataaaataaaaacatgcaaaccaaataaatacaataaaaacatgtgaactaaataaataaaataaaaacatgcaaactaaataaataaaataaaaacatgcaaactaaataaataaaataaaaacatgtgaactagataaatacaattaaataaaaacatgtgaactgaataaaaaataaaaacgtgaaataaataaatacaataaaaacgtgacctaaataaataaaataaaaacgtgaaataaataaatacaatagaaAAAAcgtgaactaaataaataaaataaaataatcatataaaaacgtgaataaaataaattaaaatgaaaagaaacgaaatacaataaaaacagatttaataaaAACGTGAGCACaagtgatttttctttaaaagggacatattataccctatttcccccattaaaatagttccctggtgtcctaatgaacatgtcagtgacatgctttggtcaaaataccataaggatgaagcaccatagcagttcaataaccctgttaaacccgcccctttcagaacactctgttttgtgcatggtccctttatatgcaaatgagacacaggcaaacacacacccacttcttccagggggtttctgatttgacctctttacagcgctcactcgctcagctcctgttccctctgctccattcctctccccctccctccactagttctctgacaatatcaacatggcagcgtgcgtcacaggaagagacgtcctacataaggatggagccgaacactgtccaactgtaaatcagttaaaagcacttagggacagcaccactgatccaccgctgacctttgtatgtgactgtatcagactgagtgtgtgctccggtcatggaggacgtactgaccaaatatgtttaataaggacgtgtcagaatggtcagttatgacctctatgtgaccttttcttaacaatgtgtgtgtttgtacgtcgctgactaaatactgatgtgaagtggtgcgaacacacgtttgctgactttatcatcggcacattagcttcatatataaaatcctctgtaaaacactgtgctccactgtgcagccaccaacagcacacttgtccctccgcgttgacataatagcgctcttcctccctcgcctgcactctcgcagggacaaggtggagctaaggtggagctaaggtggagctctccaagtaaacttactggtggggcggtaacattcacggtgaaatgcgcatgctgccgtcataagtgcagggaattcaacatggagtgttttatcgtcTATACTTACACtcagggggaccacgaaaacatgactgagtattctttttccacactttggcgactggtagagcctccagagtcccaaatataagtattcaaatgattaaaatgataaaGGGTTATGGTACAAATAAACcctacaaataaaaatgattgattttgcataatatgtctcctttaaggcCTCACAGTGTTTCAGGATGAAGCAGCTGTGGTTTCGGCTTCCTTTGCTGCCATCTTTTGACTGTAAGGAAACATTACATGTTTCATattcaacgtgtgtgtgtgtgtgtaaaaaggcaggtgtgtgtgtgtgtgtgtgcaagtgtgtgcgtgtgtgtgtgtgtgtgtgtgtgtgtgtgtgtgcagtgtaaaAGTAATCTCTGCCCACTCTGCAGGTCAAAATTCAAAGTTTCAAAGtgtccctctcttctctcagtTCCATGAAACACAGCAAATATTGACTGGAGCCAAGagtccacctccaccaccaccatcatcatcatcatcatcatcatcatcatcatcgctgcTCTGCACAGGGAcatatatcagtgtgtgtgtgtgtgtgtgtgtttgaaggaaACAATGAAgcgagtgctgctgctgctgctgctgctgcatcaaaGCTGCTGCTTTGAGTTTGTCATCGATGGACGATGTGAGGACGAGACGGTGAGTTTGTATCTTTTCTAACTGCAGCTGAACTTCAGCCTCAAACGTCTGaagaatattaatatttagaaataaagacgtttgacctttgacccacacTCACACTATACAATGTTTTTCAGTATTTGGCTGTAAAGTTGATTTAAATGgacatgaaatatgaaacatttcatCTGTGACATtcaaatacaatcatttttaatatgaaACTTTCCTGCTGTTTAATGTGGATTATTTCAGATTACAACAAAGTTaacacacatcacatttgtttcttcagtttcaggatcaggatcagcagagacacaaggtGACaacttcatccattcatccattcatcagtCAGCTGCACATAAATCTATGGAATTCACTTTTAACTGatgacacactgtgtgtgtgcgtgcgtgcatgcatgcatgcgtgtgtgtgtgtgtgtgtgtgcgtgcatgcgcgtgtatgtgtgtgtgcgtgttgcaGAGAGCCATTTTGACCAGCGAGGAGCAGGAAGACTTTGAagtaagtctctctctctgtctgtctgtctctctctcactctctgtctctctctctttctctgtctctctgtctggcctgtctctctcactctctgtctctctctctcttctctgtctgtctcccctATCTCActcccctgtctctctctctctcacacctctgccagtctccctctctgctacctctgtctgtctcctatctcactctgtctctctcactctctgtctctcactctgtctctctcacgcctgtctctctctcacctctctgtctgtctctcatttcacctctgtctcctcactctgtctctctccctcaagactctccgtctgtctccctatctcacctctgtctctcactctctctcactctgtctctcctctctccctcacgcctgtctctctctctctgtctgtcccctatctcccactctctctctcacccctctgcctctcctcacctctccgtctccctctctctgactccctgtctgtccctcatctcacccctctctgtctcctcactcTGTCTCGTCTCTCTCACTCACCGTCTCTCCTCactcatctgtctctctctcacctctcacgcctgggtctctctctctctctctctctctctcacttgtctcttctctctgtctgtctctatctcactctctctctctgtctgtctctatttTCACCTCTGCCCTCTCTCTcgcactctctgtctgtctcccctATCTCACTCTCTgcccctctctcactctctgtctatctctctctctcctcacgcCTGTCTCCGACTGTGACAGAGTTGCATGTTATCAGACGATCAATAATCTGTTGTTTGAACTAATCCATGTGACTGAAAGGTTATTGACTTTAATGctgtttttcagttgttttgtttacagtttttaaatctgatttaatgattttttttgatgtgatttggtgatttgatgtgatttaatgattttatttgatgtgatttgatgatttgatttgatgtgatttaatgattttatttgatatgatttgatgattttatttgatgtgatttgatgattttgttgttatattatGCCCTGCCCACTTTTaaccaaaaacatgcatgagGTGAcgtaggtcagaggtcaggtttgacattgatgtaaaaacaataaataaagaggCTCCTCCCACCTGGTTGTGCTCAGGCCATACGCGGAGATGACATCACCGTTAAGAGCTACAGGGTGGAGAGCCGCATCACGTCGCGCTTCGCTCACACCACCGTCAGGAGCTCAGTGGTTAACTCTGGTCCTTCAGCTCAGAGCATCGGCTTCAACGTCCAGATTCCCAAACGAGCGTTCATCACCAACTTCACCATGTGAGTCCAGCAGGTCCACAtctgaacatgaacatgaattcattcatcacTGTGATGCAAACTTCTcgctcctcctgctgcaggaATGTGAACGGGATCACGTTTGTGGGTTCGGTGAAGGAGAAGACCGTGGCCAGGAACCTGTACACTCAGGCCAGAGCCAGAGGGAAGGCTGCAGGCATAGTCAGGTAACAGAACCTTCTGTAGATCCTTCTGTAGATCTTTTTGTAGAACCTTCTGTAGATCCTTCCGTAGATCCTTCCATAGAACCTTTTGTAGATCCCTCTGTAGAACCTTCTGTAGAACCTCTGTAGATCCTTCCGTAGATCCTTCCATAGAACCTTTTGTAGATCCCTCTGTATAACCTTCTGTAGATC encodes:
- the LOC122762178 gene encoding inter-alpha-trypsin inhibitor heavy chain H5-like, which codes for MMMMMMMTMMKMGCAAQEQLQKDEDMAPDVSDFDLNFAPPRIPRQVKTILTKETKPHIQELSIRTTIISRYAFTAVYCVMLNRLSVAADATFHFHIPADAFVSNFTM